A stretch of the Polyangiaceae bacterium genome encodes the following:
- a CDS encoding zinc ribbon domain-containing protein — MRVRITKCHACGGMKQLPSPTAYVYCDFCGALADWDFACACSAGNALPGPAYEALARQMAPAMNQAKLYRDTASLKGLYTQLFARHIELCPSSYSPRIRSPDYRARYLDYYSDMMIVRDLDPRVAELSQLLNLRIAELRHAHFLGSGGMAFSFFGMVIASQPMSTQFPDAQFWAVYQTFREQYRAHMSGMWQAGVIAKYPDPATPELLERIGVSAFVQGWLSWISPAMQQHLIDDAKLRDSYMEISPPALLLRRCGRCGTRVDAVTGAWCVVCFSCGEKLDVKQAEITCPGCGAPSSLVEGAQSHVCPYCGVRAERVRGALG; from the coding sequence GTGCGCGTCCGCATCACCAAGTGCCACGCCTGCGGAGGCATGAAGCAGCTGCCGTCGCCGACGGCCTACGTGTACTGCGATTTCTGCGGGGCGCTCGCCGACTGGGACTTCGCCTGCGCGTGCAGCGCCGGCAACGCGCTCCCGGGGCCTGCCTACGAGGCGCTGGCGCGCCAGATGGCCCCGGCGATGAACCAGGCAAAGCTGTATCGCGACACCGCTTCGTTGAAGGGCCTCTACACCCAGCTCTTCGCCCGGCACATCGAGCTCTGCCCGTCGTCGTATTCGCCGCGCATCCGGAGCCCCGACTACCGCGCGCGTTACCTCGACTACTACTCGGACATGATGATCGTGCGCGATCTCGACCCGCGCGTCGCCGAGCTCTCTCAGCTCTTGAACCTGCGCATCGCCGAGCTGCGCCATGCCCACTTCCTCGGCTCCGGCGGGATGGCGTTCAGCTTCTTCGGCATGGTCATCGCGTCGCAGCCGATGAGCACGCAGTTCCCTGACGCGCAGTTCTGGGCGGTGTACCAGACCTTTCGCGAGCAGTACCGCGCCCACATGTCGGGCATGTGGCAGGCCGGCGTGATCGCGAAATACCCCGACCCGGCGACGCCGGAGCTGCTCGAGCGCATCGGTGTCTCGGCCTTCGTGCAGGGCTGGCTGTCGTGGATCTCCCCGGCGATGCAGCAGCACCTGATCGACGACGCCAAGCTGCGGGACTCGTACATGGAGATCTCGCCACCGGCGCTGCTGCTCCGGCGCTGCGGGCGCTGCGGCACGCGGGTGGACGCGGTCACCGGCGCCTGGTGCGTGGTCTGCTTCAGCTGCGGCGAGAAGCTGGACGTGAAGCAGGCGGAGATCACCTGCCCGGGCTGCGGGGCGCCGTCGTCCCTGGTCGAAGGGGCCCAGAGCCACGTCTGCCCGTATTGCGGCGTGCGCGCGGAGCGAGTGCGTGGGGCGCTCGGCTGA
- a CDS encoding GNAT family N-acetyltransferase, protein MPERFPMEAALRDGSRVLLRPLQREDTSSLYEFFQHIPYESRRFAWDDVGDRDLIQSWGENIDYDKVFPLLALDGKRIAAEATLHRRKGGPLRLVGRVKWMVDPEYRGRGLGRVLVQEFVRIAANRGLRHLVCMLIADLERDAVQTLEELGFTGHVIPGYGTDPDGGQHDMVMMVLKVPDAPVSSRRPQ, encoded by the coding sequence ATGCCCGAACGTTTTCCGATGGAGGCTGCCCTTCGCGACGGCTCGCGCGTCCTGCTCCGCCCTCTGCAGCGTGAGGACACGAGCTCGCTCTACGAGTTCTTCCAGCACATCCCCTACGAGTCCCGGCGCTTCGCCTGGGACGACGTCGGCGATCGCGACCTGATCCAGAGCTGGGGCGAGAACATCGACTACGACAAGGTGTTCCCGCTGCTGGCGCTGGACGGGAAACGCATCGCGGCAGAGGCGACGCTGCACCGGCGAAAGGGCGGCCCGCTGCGCTTGGTCGGGCGAGTGAAGTGGATGGTCGATCCAGAGTATCGCGGTCGCGGACTCGGGCGGGTGCTGGTGCAGGAGTTCGTGCGCATCGCCGCCAACCGCGGTCTCAGGCACCTGGTCTGCATGTTGATCGCCGATCTGGAGCGCGACGCAGTGCAGACGCTCGAGGAGCTCGGGTTCACCGGCCACGTGATCCCGGGCTACGGCACGGACCCGGACGGCGGCCAGCACGACATGGTGATGATGGTGCTGAAGGTCCCTGACGCGCCGGTCTCGTCGCGCCGCCCGCAGTAG
- a CDS encoding J domain-containing protein: protein MHDYYQLLGVSPLASKKEIARAYRRRAVSRHRSELLQLKDELELMQEAFETLSDPDRRRDYDLQRELALSPADREEEARIRREGRLRAKYAREIGRTAQKLGEQSVAAHAGMMQAIGDEHDRREARETRLRRMRDVLRMALLVLVLLATAAWFLLSR from the coding sequence ATGCACGACTACTACCAGCTGCTCGGGGTCTCCCCTCTCGCCTCCAAGAAGGAGATCGCCCGGGCCTACCGGCGGCGCGCGGTGTCGCGCCACCGGAGCGAGCTGCTCCAGCTGAAGGACGAGCTCGAGCTGATGCAGGAGGCCTTCGAGACGCTCTCGGATCCCGACAGGCGGCGTGACTACGACCTCCAGCGCGAGCTCGCGCTCTCGCCGGCGGACCGCGAGGAGGAGGCCAGGATCCGCCGCGAGGGGCGGCTGCGGGCGAAGTACGCTCGAGAGATCGGTCGCACTGCGCAGAAGCTCGGGGAGCAGTCGGTGGCCGCTCACGCCGGCATGATGCAGGCCATCGGCGACGAGCACGACCGGCGCGAGGCGCGCGAGACACGACTGCGGCGCATGCGAGACGTCCTACGCATGGCGCTTCTGGTGCTGGTCTTGCTCGCCACAGCCGCCTGGTTCCTGCTGTCGCGCTGA